The following coding sequences lie in one Kiritimatiellia bacterium genomic window:
- the hypE gene encoding hydrogenase expression/formation protein HypE — MQNNNIILLSHGGGGLRSKELIRDVIVKYLGNPFLNGLDDGACLSIPEKNMVFTTDSFVVRPLFFPGGDIGKLAVCGTVNDLAMMGAAPRALSLGLILEEGLPLADLERVLLSMRKTLDAVGTCVVTGDTKVVEKGMGFGIFINTAGIGVRLPGADTRVANARAGDVVIVTGRIGDHGAAVISRREGISLASKLVSDAAPLWGLVAALLKERGAVHCLRDPTRGGLAGAVCDIAESSEVGIRLSEKALPVGKETAGICNLLGLDPLNMACEGCAVVVCAEKNAGNILNLLHNHPLGKNARVVGRVVARPARLVVLETGIGGERIIETPAGEELPRIC, encoded by the coding sequence ATGCAAAACAACAATATAATCCTTCTTTCCCACGGCGGGGGAGGTTTGCGCTCAAAGGAACTCATCCGGGACGTGATTGTCAAATATCTGGGCAATCCTTTTCTGAATGGACTGGATGACGGCGCCTGCCTTTCCATCCCGGAAAAAAATATGGTTTTCACGACCGATTCTTTCGTGGTCCGGCCGTTATTTTTTCCGGGCGGCGATATCGGGAAGCTGGCGGTTTGCGGGACGGTTAATGATCTGGCGATGATGGGAGCCGCGCCGCGCGCGCTCAGTTTGGGCCTGATTCTTGAGGAAGGGCTTCCGCTGGCGGACCTGGAGCGCGTGCTTTTATCCATGCGGAAAACGCTGGATGCGGTCGGGACATGCGTCGTTACCGGCGATACCAAAGTGGTGGAGAAGGGGATGGGGTTCGGCATTTTTATCAACACGGCCGGCATCGGCGTTCGCCTGCCGGGGGCGGATACCCGCGTCGCGAATGCCCGGGCCGGCGACGTTGTAATTGTTACGGGCCGGATCGGCGACCACGGGGCCGCCGTGATTTCCCGCCGGGAGGGGATCAGCCTTGCGTCCAAACTGGTCAGTGACGCCGCCCCTCTTTGGGGCTTGGTGGCGGCTTTGCTTAAGGAACGCGGCGCGGTGCATTGTTTGCGCGATCCGACCAGGGGCGGGTTGGCGGGGGCCGTTTGCGATATTGCCGAATCGTCGGAAGTCGGCATCCGCTTGTCGGAAAAGGCGCTTCCGGTTGGGAAGGAGACGGCGGGAATCTGTAATCTGCTCGGGTTGGACCCGCTTAACATGGCCTGTGAAGGATGCGCGGTTGTGGTTTGCGCCGAGAAAAACGCCGGCAATATTTTGAATTTACTGCACAACCATCCGCTCGGCAAGAATGCCCGGGTTGTCGGGCGCGTCGTTGCGCGGCCGGCGCGGCTGGTTGTGCTTGAAACCGGAATCGGGGGCGAGCGGATTATTGAGACGCCGGCCGGAGAAGAACTGCCGCGCATCTGCTGA
- a CDS encoding radical SAM protein, producing MNCADKLPSMDTLGKLRVLSADSQYDLACACGTAEQEHRRRGADGNWLYPVTLPGGGTSILLKTLLSNACVNDCKYCPLRRDTNVRRCALSPDETARCFMDYLARRNIYGLFLSSAVINTPDQTMERINAVAEILRRVYRFKGYIHLKIIPGASDAAIGQAVALASAVSLNIETPGEKYFRKLSVRKRFMEDIVRPLKLMARLTAKGEQYARVKTTTQFVVGAADETDAEIVRYMFGLYDRLRLRRIYFSAYQSGLGAPDIPGEASGAAAPDARCLREHRLYQVDFLIRKYGFRADDFSFDARSNLSLDLDPKECWAARHPDFYPVNVNLAGREELLRVPGIGPRTAELMLIRRRAGRLSSLQELNLRGKLLRKAMAYIRFN from the coding sequence ATGAACTGCGCTGACAAGTTGCCATCTATGGACACGCTCGGAAAACTCAGGGTTTTATCGGCGGATTCGCAATATGACCTGGCTTGCGCCTGCGGGACCGCGGAACAGGAACACCGGCGGCGGGGCGCGGACGGCAATTGGCTCTATCCGGTAACTTTGCCCGGCGGAGGGACGTCCATCCTGCTCAAAACCCTGCTTTCCAACGCCTGCGTGAATGATTGCAAATACTGCCCGCTGCGCCGGGACACGAACGTCAGGCGCTGTGCGCTTTCCCCGGACGAAACGGCGCGGTGTTTTATGGATTATCTGGCCCGCCGCAATATTTACGGGTTGTTCCTTAGTTCCGCGGTGATCAACACTCCGGATCAGACCATGGAACGTATCAACGCGGTTGCGGAAATTCTCCGGCGGGTCTATCGGTTCAAGGGGTATATCCACCTGAAAATCATTCCCGGAGCGTCCGATGCGGCCATCGGGCAGGCGGTTGCGCTGGCAAGCGCCGTGTCCCTGAACATTGAGACGCCCGGTGAAAAGTATTTCCGGAAATTGTCCGTCCGCAAGCGCTTCATGGAAGATATTGTCCGTCCCCTGAAACTTATGGCGCGCCTGACCGCCAAAGGCGAACAGTATGCGCGGGTCAAAACAACCACCCAGTTTGTCGTGGGCGCCGCGGATGAAACCGATGCCGAGATTGTCCGCTACATGTTCGGATTATACGACCGCCTGCGCCTGCGCCGGATTTATTTTTCGGCTTACCAGTCCGGTTTGGGCGCCCCCGATATTCCCGGCGAGGCGTCCGGCGCGGCCGCGCCGGACGCGCGTTGCCTCCGGGAACACCGGCTCTATCAGGTTGATTTCTTGATCCGTAAATACGGTTTCAGGGCGGACGACTTTAGCTTTGACGCGCGCTCCAACCTGAGCCTTGACCTGGATCCCAAGGAGTGCTGGGCCGCGCGGCATCCCGATTTTTATCCGGTCAATGTCAACTTGGCCGGCCGGGAAGAGCTTCTGCGCGTCCCGGGAATTGGCCCCCGGACGGCGGAATTGATGCTTATCCGCCGCCGCGCGGGGCGCTTGTCTTCTTTGCAGGAGCTGAATTTGCGCGGTAAACTGCTCCGGAAAGCCATGGCATATATCCGCTTTAATTGA
- a CDS encoding HypC/HybG/HupF family hydrogenase formation chaperone translates to MCLAIPAKIISVNGAEAVAEVQGVQRRVNVALVSAPRAGEYVLIHAGFAIKKWTEDDVREYNAITRDLEK, encoded by the coding sequence ATGTGTCTGGCAATTCCGGCCAAAATAATTTCTGTTAACGGCGCCGAGGCTGTCGCCGAGGTCCAGGGTGTGCAGCGCAGGGTAAATGTGGCGCTGGTCAGCGCGCCGCGCGCGGGGGAATACGTGCTGATACACGCCGGTTTTGCCATCAAAAAATGGACGGAGGATGATGTGCGCGAGTATAATGCAATCACGCGCGATCTGGAAAAATGA
- a CDS encoding amidase, translated as MSVNELFYASAGSLARRIRDRQISSEEVVKTHLRRIESINPCLNALVQSAAKQAVDDAREADTAIARGQPLGVLHGVPFTVKDWIDAAGLPCTGGDPAFRNRVPAVDAAVVARMRRAGAILLGKTNVMADNKIYGRTNNPYNLTHSASGSSSGEAALIAAGGSPLGLGSDSGGSIRLPTHACGICGLKPTTGRVPISGHFPFISAMQDPRTAIGAMARFVEDLALALPILCGMDWKDASVVPMPLADWQTVDVKGLRIAYYTCHEGADPTPETVETCRQAARILADLGMHVEEMLPPRITEASAITRQYWQRPSSFSEEEWAPNEKVRLNSEEVERHLFMWDRFRRALIGFMAHYDVILTPAAERPAPQHGTKDGWVYTLPYSLTGWPCVVVRAGTAPDELPIGVQIVSRPWREDVALAVGHVIERSLGGWQPPKVFALNQNPAIFGML; from the coding sequence ATGTCTGTAAATGAATTGTTTTACGCCTCCGCCGGCAGTCTGGCGCGGCGCATTCGTGACCGCCAAATCTCATCCGAAGAGGTTGTAAAAACACATCTCCGGCGAATTGAGAGTATTAACCCGTGTTTAAACGCGCTGGTTCAATCTGCGGCGAAACAGGCCGTTGACGACGCCCGTGAGGCTGACACGGCAATTGCGCGCGGCCAACCGCTGGGTGTGTTGCATGGAGTTCCGTTTACCGTGAAGGATTGGATTGATGCGGCCGGATTGCCTTGTACAGGCGGCGACCCTGCCTTCCGTAATCGCGTGCCGGCCGTGGATGCCGCTGTCGTTGCCAGAATGCGCAGGGCAGGCGCTATTCTGTTGGGTAAAACCAACGTCATGGCCGACAATAAAATCTACGGGCGCACCAATAATCCTTATAATCTGACGCACAGCGCCAGCGGCAGTAGCAGCGGCGAAGCGGCGCTGATCGCGGCTGGCGGATCCCCGTTGGGACTGGGATCGGATTCCGGAGGCAGCATACGCCTGCCAACCCATGCCTGTGGGATCTGCGGACTGAAACCAACCACGGGGCGAGTGCCGATCTCCGGTCATTTCCCATTCATCAGCGCCATGCAAGATCCCCGCACGGCGATCGGCGCCATGGCGCGATTTGTTGAAGATTTGGCGCTGGCGCTGCCAATCCTCTGCGGAATGGACTGGAAGGACGCAAGCGTGGTTCCAATGCCGCTCGCGGACTGGCAAACTGTCGATGTAAAGGGGCTTCGCATTGCTTATTACACGTGTCATGAGGGAGCTGATCCCACCCCTGAAACTGTAGAAACATGCCGGCAGGCCGCGCGAATTCTGGCTGACCTGGGAATGCATGTTGAAGAGATGCTGCCGCCGCGCATCACCGAAGCTTCCGCCATCACGCGGCAGTACTGGCAACGGCCTTCATCCTTTTCCGAAGAAGAGTGGGCGCCAAACGAGAAGGTTCGCCTGAACAGCGAGGAAGTGGAACGGCACCTGTTCATGTGGGATAGATTCCGCCGGGCATTGATCGGTTTTATGGCGCATTACGACGTAATCCTGACTCCCGCCGCCGAACGCCCTGCGCCACAGCACGGCACAAAAGACGGCTGGGTTTATACCCTGCCCTACAGCCTGACCGGATGGCCGTGTGTGGTCGTACGCGCAGGCACAGCTCCTGATGAACTGCCTATCGGGGTGCAAATCGTTTCGCGTCCATGGCGGGAGGATGTGGCGCTCGCCGTTGGACATGTAATCGAGCGTTCGCTTGGCGGGTGGCAGCCGCCAAAGGTATTTGCGTTGAATCAAAATCCGGCGATATTCGGCATGCTCTGA
- a CDS encoding transporter, producing the protein MKKIGLFSSLLFAAALPLLAESESVRSLFCRENRFPELGKWEVGGYASYRQLDEYYINQIDPKCFEGRYVDKKDKRSETTFTPYARYGVYDNLTLYSKVPIDFVSSDVKGSQAGFNDIAVGMELLAYEYTYRYPWVVPYIEVTFPTGNDRNYMGLGKVDPIFGIAVGTTTFDVYHWILDGRYDANAINDGRFEGAAAFIWDLSDQFSVLAEAKIMEKTPGSTKDVPAYFNGGISYRPSEMLTVNLYGGTSVNADENGRGTVKIAYNF; encoded by the coding sequence ATGAAAAAAATCGGTTTGTTTTCTTCCCTGCTTTTCGCGGCTGCTCTTCCATTGCTGGCCGAATCCGAATCCGTGCGCTCGCTCTTCTGCCGTGAAAACAGGTTTCCCGAACTCGGCAAGTGGGAGGTCGGCGGCTATGCCAGCTATCGGCAGTTGGATGAATATTACATCAATCAGATTGATCCGAAATGTTTTGAGGGGCGCTACGTTGATAAGAAAGACAAACGCTCGGAGACAACCTTTACGCCTTACGCCCGTTACGGGGTCTATGATAATCTTACCCTTTATTCAAAAGTGCCGATTGATTTTGTAAGCTCCGACGTCAAGGGCAGTCAGGCCGGTTTCAACGATATCGCGGTGGGCATGGAGCTTCTGGCCTATGAATACACTTATCGTTACCCCTGGGTGGTGCCGTATATTGAAGTGACTTTCCCGACCGGCAATGACCGGAATTACATGGGGCTCGGCAAGGTTGATCCGATTTTCGGCATCGCGGTCGGCACCACGACCTTTGACGTTTATCACTGGATTTTGGACGGACGTTACGACGCAAACGCCATCAATGACGGCCGCTTTGAAGGCGCGGCCGCCTTTATCTGGGACTTGAGCGACCAGTTCTCGGTCCTGGCCGAGGCGAAAATAATGGAAAAAACTCCCGGTTCAACCAAGGATGTCCCGGCTTATTTTAACGGAGGCATTTCTTACAGGCCGAGCGAGATGTTGACCGTGAATTTGTACGGCGGCACTTCCGTCAATGCGGATGAAAACGGGCGCGGCACGGTGAAGATTGCGTATAATTTTTAA
- a CDS encoding GntR family transcriptional regulator: MSLKKNSEYVSAAMEKELAEQIGRGALRPGDCILSENELCRKYGISRVSVRRGLARLVQRELLQRAPGKGTFVADPSAKETSLQGKKTLTFIVPDIEDIFISELHRGMEETCGRMGYELIVQTCDCRPEKENQHLMRLKDQPVAGAIIFPNWGRSNTDAVFNLKQSNMPFVLIDRYFRDIDTDYVVVDNRKGACAAVTHLAKLGHKRIAHVCGVPCSSNEERDEGYKLALAKAKIFYDPELVRRIEPCRTAGSARFEPDDVGGYVETRKLLAAKKQPTAIFADNDCLAIGALKAIKEAGLRVPKDIAVVGFDDLKISAMLETPLTTVRQPKREIGRKAAEILIEKIRSGRKNAAAAFRHVVLKTELVVRKSCGAG, from the coding sequence ATGTCTCTTAAAAAGAACAGCGAATACGTATCGGCGGCCATGGAGAAGGAACTGGCGGAACAGATCGGCCGCGGCGCGCTCCGGCCGGGAGACTGCATTCTCTCCGAAAACGAACTGTGCCGGAAATACGGCATCAGCCGCGTGTCGGTCCGCCGGGGCTTGGCCCGGCTTGTGCAGCGGGAATTGTTGCAGCGCGCGCCGGGCAAAGGAACTTTCGTGGCCGATCCGAGCGCGAAAGAAACATCTTTACAAGGGAAGAAAACGTTGACCTTCATTGTTCCCGACATTGAGGATATTTTTATTTCCGAGCTGCATCGCGGCATGGAAGAGACCTGCGGCCGGATGGGGTACGAGTTGATCGTCCAGACCTGCGACTGCCGCCCGGAGAAAGAGAATCAGCATCTCATGCGCCTGAAGGATCAGCCGGTGGCCGGGGCTATAATTTTTCCGAATTGGGGCAGGTCCAACACGGACGCCGTTTTTAATTTAAAGCAGAGCAATATGCCGTTCGTCCTGATTGACAGATATTTTCGCGACATAGACACGGATTACGTCGTGGTTGATAATCGGAAAGGCGCCTGCGCCGCGGTGACCCATCTGGCAAAACTCGGGCACAAAAGGATCGCCCATGTCTGCGGGGTGCCCTGCAGTTCAAATGAGGAGCGCGACGAAGGTTACAAACTGGCTCTGGCAAAGGCGAAAATATTCTATGATCCGGAACTGGTCAGACGGATTGAGCCGTGCCGCACCGCCGGAAGCGCCAGATTTGAGCCGGATGATGTGGGCGGTTATGTTGAGACCAGAAAGCTTCTGGCGGCGAAAAAACAACCGACGGCCATATTCGCCGACAACGATTGTCTGGCCATCGGCGCGTTGAAGGCCATAAAGGAGGCCGGGCTGCGGGTGCCAAAGGATATCGCCGTGGTCGGTTTTGACGATCTGAAGATTTCCGCCATGCTGGAAACGCCGCTGACGACTGTGCGGCAGCCCAAGCGCGAGATCGGAAGAAAGGCCGCTGAAATTTTGATTGAAAAGATACGCTCCGGACGGAAAAACGCGGCGGCCGCGTTCAGGCACGTCGTGTTGAAGACCGAGCTGGTGGTCCGGAAGTCCTGCGGAGCCGGCTGA
- a CDS encoding lectin like domain-containing protein encodes MSKKFILVGMLAVFVFSLSGYARAAELKMAPLNPEFAEMIETSRRGVKKPLARTVDGHGLGLLPAPLDFSRLTSGREPFPGALRAVTNVSYDLRELGRLTSVRDQGDYGTCWAFATYGSLESCLLYSGGGSNDFSENNLANLAGFDFGFDDGGFAEMSIAYLARWGGPVNEADDPYPNPGGSSVLPPVKHVQSVEIIGRRISSLANDAIKAAIVDRGPLWVGMSANNFYFYYNPETYAFFKATPESTDHAVAVVGWDDAFSRTNFAEPQPSNDGAFIVRNSWGTNFGDNGYFYVSYDDRVFARSASYLFLNGESTGIYSQVYQYDPLGWVSSMGYSADTAWGANVFTVTNSGELKAVSFYASSTNASYGIYIYTDVAASQPRSGTLHAYQTGSLTNAGYYTVVLSSPIGLAAGRNFSVAARIYTPDYTAPVPVEYALDGYSSRAAASPGESFMSADGAVWLDTTDYEATMNVCIKAFLQPASAYPYSPPATFTATDDAYSNKIYLAWSHAHSATGYALYRNTSDSLLTASRVATRGERYYEDYAVTPGVVYYYWIKTLGASGSSYYSLRENGSASLLPPSVVSASEGASADKVQLSWNAASGAAGYIVFRNQTDSSNSASELARSTALAYNDTSAAPGSIYYYWLKSYSPASTSSFSSGAAGYRKFAAPTGVAASDGAYATGVRISWNAVGGALSYRILRGLQPDSSSAVVVGETADASYLDTSASAGVLYYYWVQARKWSVTGSISAGVSGWRRSMAAGNNARGDFDGDGLMDLAVYQRSTGRWLVRFSGSFYATGTYQLDAGCLPVPGDYDGDSRTDPAVYQSSDGKWTALLSTGSYLPLSAFMGGDGFEPEPGDYDGDGFSDLVAYQEGMGLWKGMLSGRGYALISTVYGGPDRKAVAADYDGDGLIDPAYYYELPAYDLGYWYMALSGSGYASYCKTTTGVGYVPVPADYDGDAKADLAVYDHAAGVWKCWSSAYNYPLPVSFNLGGEGYTAVPGDYDGDTCADIAVYHEASGCWRFLLSAYNYAPNSLELGGPGYEPVGAAR; translated from the coding sequence ATGAGCAAAAAGTTTATTCTCGTCGGCATGCTGGCCGTGTTCGTCTTTTCCCTTTCCGGTTATGCGCGGGCCGCGGAACTGAAAATGGCGCCGCTCAATCCCGAGTTTGCGGAAATGATTGAAACCAGCCGCCGCGGCGTAAAAAAACCGCTTGCGCGCACCGTGGATGGCCACGGGCTGGGCTTACTGCCCGCGCCGCTGGATTTTTCGCGCCTTACTTCCGGGCGTGAGCCGTTTCCAGGCGCCTTGCGCGCGGTTACGAACGTTTCCTACGACCTCCGCGAGTTGGGCCGGCTCACTTCCGTAAGGGACCAGGGCGATTATGGCACCTGCTGGGCTTTTGCAACTTATGGATCGCTGGAGTCGTGTCTGTTGTATTCGGGCGGCGGCTCCAATGATTTTTCCGAAAACAACCTGGCCAACCTGGCCGGGTTTGACTTTGGATTTGACGACGGCGGGTTTGCCGAAATGTCCATTGCCTACCTGGCGCGCTGGGGCGGGCCGGTGAATGAAGCCGATGATCCCTATCCGAATCCCGGCGGCAGTTCGGTGCTCCCGCCGGTGAAACACGTGCAATCGGTTGAAATAATCGGCCGCCGCATATCGTCGCTTGCCAATGACGCGATCAAGGCGGCAATCGTGGACCGCGGGCCGCTCTGGGTGGGAATGAGCGCGAATAATTTTTACTTTTATTATAATCCCGAAACTTATGCTTTTTTCAAGGCGACTCCGGAAAGCACCGATCATGCCGTGGCGGTCGTGGGATGGGATGATGCCTTTTCCCGCACTAATTTCGCCGAGCCTCAGCCGAGCAATGACGGCGCCTTTATCGTCAGGAACAGCTGGGGCACAAACTTCGGCGACAACGGGTACTTTTATGTTTCCTATGACGACCGGGTTTTTGCACGCAGCGCCAGTTATCTTTTCCTGAACGGCGAAAGCACCGGTATTTACAGCCAGGTCTATCAATATGATCCGCTCGGCTGGGTTTCCAGCATGGGCTATTCAGCAGACACCGCCTGGGGGGCAAATGTTTTCACGGTTACGAACAGCGGAGAATTGAAGGCGGTCAGTTTTTACGCTTCCTCAACCAATGCCAGCTACGGCATCTACATTTATACGGACGTTGCCGCAAGCCAGCCGCGTTCCGGTACCCTGCACGCCTATCAGACCGGATCGCTGACCAATGCCGGTTATTACACGGTCGTTCTTTCCAGCCCGATCGGCCTGGCCGCGGGCCGGAACTTTTCCGTGGCGGCCAGGATTTACACGCCGGACTACACCGCGCCCGTGCCGGTGGAGTACGCCCTTGATGGATACAGCAGCCGGGCCGCCGCCTCGCCGGGAGAAAGTTTTATGAGCGCCGATGGCGCGGTATGGCTGGACACCACCGATTACGAGGCCACCATGAACGTGTGCATCAAGGCGTTTTTGCAGCCGGCGAGCGCTTACCCATATTCGCCTCCGGCCACATTCACGGCGACCGACGACGCATATTCCAATAAAATTTACCTCGCCTGGTCGCATGCGCACAGTGCAACCGGTTACGCGCTTTACCGCAACACCAGCGACAGCCTCCTGACTGCCAGCCGGGTGGCGACACGCGGGGAACGTTATTACGAGGATTATGCGGTTACCCCCGGCGTCGTGTATTATTACTGGATAAAAACGCTCGGCGCTTCCGGGAGCAGTTACTACAGCCTGCGGGAGAACGGTTCCGCCAGCCTCCTGCCGCCTTCAGTGGTGTCGGCTTCGGAAGGCGCCAGCGCGGACAAGGTGCAGTTGAGCTGGAACGCCGCCTCTGGCGCCGCGGGCTACATTGTTTTCCGGAACCAGACCGACAGCAGCAATTCGGCATCCGAGCTGGCCCGCTCAACCGCGCTGGCTTACAACGACACCTCCGCCGCGCCCGGCAGTATTTATTATTACTGGCTTAAATCCTATTCGCCCGCGAGCACAAGCTCTTTCAGTTCCGGCGCCGCGGGTTACCGCAAGTTTGCGGCGCCAACCGGCGTGGCCGCTTCCGATGGGGCTTATGCGACGGGGGTCAGGATATCATGGAATGCGGTCGGCGGCGCGCTAAGTTACCGCATCCTGCGCGGCCTGCAGCCCGATTCGTCTTCGGCCGTTGTCGTCGGCGAGACGGCGGACGCCTCTTATCTGGATACGTCGGCCTCGGCCGGCGTTCTTTATTACTACTGGGTCCAGGCCAGGAAGTGGTCCGTCACCGGATCGATCAGCGCCGGCGTTTCCGGCTGGCGGCGGAGCATGGCCGCCGGCAACAACGCAAGAGGAGATTTTGACGGCGACGGGCTCATGGACCTGGCCGTTTACCAGCGGTCAACGGGCAGATGGCTTGTGCGCTTTTCCGGCAGTTTTTATGCGACCGGCACATATCAGCTGGATGCCGGTTGTCTGCCGGTGCCCGGCGATTATGACGGCGACAGCCGCACGGACCCGGCGGTTTATCAGTCTTCCGACGGCAAATGGACGGCTTTGCTTTCCACCGGCAGCTATTTGCCTCTCTCGGCTTTCATGGGCGGAGACGGTTTTGAGCCGGAACCCGGCGACTACGATGGCGACGGGTTCTCCGATCTGGTCGCTTATCAGGAAGGAATGGGGCTCTGGAAAGGAATGCTTTCCGGACGGGGTTACGCCCTGATATCCACTGTTTACGGCGGCCCGGACCGGAAAGCCGTCGCGGCGGATTATGACGGCGATGGATTGATTGACCCGGCTTACTACTACGAGTTGCCGGCTTATGACCTTGGATACTGGTATATGGCCTTGTCCGGCAGCGGTTATGCTTCCTACTGCAAGACCACGACCGGCGTGGGATATGTTCCCGTGCCGGCGGATTATGACGGCGACGCCAAAGCTGATCTGGCTGTTTACGACCACGCGGCGGGCGTCTGGAAATGCTGGTCTTCGGCCTACAACTACCCCTTGCCGGTGTCTTTTAATCTGGGCGGCGAGGGATATACCGCTGTTCCCGGCGACTATGACGGAGACACCTGCGCCGATATCGCCGTTTATCACGAGGCTTCCGGCTGCTGGCGCTTCCTGCTTTCTGCCTATAATTACGCTCCTAATTCCCTTGAGCTGGGCGGTCCCGGTTACGAACCGGTCGGCGCCGCCCGATAG
- the hypD gene encoding hydrogenase formation protein HypD: MEWSANSNLKQRLDRIHDFMKRLARPVRIMEVCGTHTVTACRSGLRALLPDNLALLSGPGCPVCVTPADFIDRAILLARRPDAVIATFGDLLRVPGSLGALELEKAKGSRVRIVYSALDALELAAKNGERKVIFLAVGFETTAPGIAWVVRQAAERGVKNFSILGALKTMPAAMAALLSAGDADIDGFLCPGHVSSIIGTHPYEFIGRDYQRPCVIAGFEPLDMVLAIEMLLEQIVSGRAKVRNGYRRAVGAEGNRPARAIIAEVFAPADAEWRGLGLVPGSGLKLKKRFKNHDAETLFPGLDVPPGVDDPECLCGAILRGRAVPSACPLFGRKCTPSSPVGACMVSAEGACAAYYKYCRCGGIARKELFSSAQRGAKADRCGL; encoded by the coding sequence ATGGAATGGTCTGCAAACAGCAACCTGAAACAGCGCCTGGATCGCATTCATGACTTCATGAAACGGCTGGCGCGGCCGGTGCGGATCATGGAAGTCTGCGGGACTCACACGGTCACGGCCTGCCGTTCCGGATTGAGGGCGTTATTGCCGGACAACCTGGCATTGCTTTCCGGTCCGGGATGCCCGGTCTGCGTTACGCCGGCCGATTTCATTGACCGGGCGATTCTGCTTGCCCGCCGGCCGGACGCGGTTATTGCCACTTTCGGGGATTTACTGCGCGTGCCGGGTTCATTGGGCGCGCTGGAGCTTGAAAAGGCAAAAGGCTCCCGCGTGCGGATTGTTTATTCCGCGCTGGATGCGCTGGAGCTTGCCGCGAAAAACGGGGAAAGGAAAGTGATTTTCCTGGCGGTGGGGTTTGAAACGACAGCGCCCGGCATTGCCTGGGTGGTCCGGCAGGCGGCCGAACGGGGCGTTAAGAATTTCAGCATATTGGGCGCGTTAAAAACCATGCCGGCCGCCATGGCCGCCCTCTTGAGCGCCGGCGACGCCGATATAGACGGCTTTCTCTGTCCCGGCCATGTCAGCTCAATAATCGGAACGCATCCCTACGAATTCATCGGCCGGGATTATCAGCGCCCGTGTGTGATCGCCGGTTTTGAGCCCCTTGACATGGTTCTGGCAATAGAGATGCTTCTGGAGCAGATCGTTTCCGGCCGCGCGAAAGTCCGCAATGGATACCGCCGGGCCGTGGGCGCGGAGGGCAACCGGCCGGCGCGGGCTATTATCGCGGAAGTTTTTGCGCCGGCGGACGCCGAATGGCGGGGGTTAGGGCTTGTGCCCGGAAGCGGTCTGAAACTGAAAAAAAGATTTAAAAATCACGATGCGGAAACATTGTTTCCCGGTCTTGATGTTCCTCCCGGCGTTGATGATCCTGAATGTTTGTGCGGCGCGATCCTGCGCGGGCGCGCCGTGCCGTCCGCCTGCCCGTTGTTCGGCCGAAAATGCACGCCGTCCTCGCCGGTCGGGGCGTGCATGGTCTCGGCCGAGGGGGCTTGCGCGGCATATTACAAATATTGCAGATGTGGCGGCATAGCCAGAAAGGAATTGTTCTCAAGCGCACAGAGAGGGGCGAAAGCCGATAGATGCGGCCTGTAA
- a CDS encoding ferritin family protein, producing MAITFNADEILQIAERIERNGAAFYSLAAERLKNFRDIFHQLARQEEEHLAVFSGMRANLSAAEREPTVYDPEQESALYLQALADREVFLPGQHPDELFSPDVSLADIIKIAVGKEKDSIVFYTGMKQVVPEKFGGEKMTLIIREEFRHITVLRGILKTGS from the coding sequence ATGGCAATCACCTTCAATGCCGATGAAATTCTGCAGATAGCCGAACGGATAGAGCGCAACGGCGCCGCGTTTTATTCGCTGGCGGCCGAGCGTTTGAAAAATTTCAGGGATATTTTCCACCAACTGGCCCGCCAGGAGGAGGAGCACCTGGCCGTTTTTTCGGGCATGCGCGCCAACCTTTCCGCGGCCGAGCGCGAGCCGACCGTCTACGATCCGGAGCAGGAATCAGCGCTTTATCTGCAGGCCCTGGCCGACCGCGAGGTTTTCTTGCCCGGCCAGCATCCGGACGAGTTGTTTTCGCCGGACGTTTCCTTGGCCGATATCATCAAGATTGCCGTCGGCAAGGAAAAGGATTCCATTGTTTTTTATACCGGCATGAAACAGGTCGTTCCTGAAAAGTTTGGCGGAGAAAAAATGACCCTGATCATCCGGGAGGAATTCAGGCATATCACCGTCCTGCGCGGGATATTGAAAACCGGATCCTGA